TTCCCAATGAGGCTTTCATCGAGATTGAGCAGTTTGCCACCTGCAGTGGAGAGCATCTCGGTTACTGCGGCATTCGGAATTCCTGCCATAATCCAGGCTCCGTCGAGTTGTTTGTTACGCATGAGGTCGATGGCTTCCGTGAAGCCGACATACTGCACTCTCAAATCATCTGGATAGCGTATGCCACTGGTATTGAGATGGATGCTGGTTTCAACTTCGGTAGTCGATCCCGGGGCTCCCGAGGCAAAGCGTTTGCCTGCCAGGTCTGCAAGCGAATCGATACCGCTGTTGTCGGTTACCACCACCTGGTTGGGATTGGAGTAGAGGCCGATCATAACGCGCAGGTTGGGGTTTGGCCTTCCCTCAAAGGATCCTATTCCATTGAAGGATTCATACATGATGGAGGTAACCGCCACACCCAGCTGGGCTTCGCCATCAGCGAGCATGTTGAGGTTTGCAATTCCCCCGGCGCTGGCCTGTGCACTTGCACGTACATTGGGAAGCTTGGTGTTCCACAGGTTGCACATGGCTGCACCGAGAGGGTACACAGCCCCCGTGGTAGCCGCGGTCGGGAAGTTGATAACCGTTTTCTGTGCCTTTGCCCCGGTTTCCTGCGCCCCGGCTGCAAACACCATTGAGCTGGCCAAGAGAGCGACGACTGCGAGCATTACCAGTACTCTGGATTTCTTCATGTTAATTCTCCTTATTGCGTGATTTTTTCTGTATGTATTGGATGACAATGATAGTTCCCAAAAGCAGCAAAGCAATGATATCGGTGAAGAGGTTTGTCTCGATGAACAACAAGCCCGCAATAACAAGCAAGGCTCTTTCGATGATGTTGAGTCTCGAGAATAGATACCCTTGTAATCCTGCCGATAAGACAATGACCCCGATTGATGACGTTAGGATTGCCCTGATAGTGAGTAAGAGCGGGGTGTTTGCAACGGTACCTAGCAAAAGGATGGGGTTGTTAAGGAAAAAGAAGGGCAGGATGAACCCAGTCAATCCAAGTTTGACAGCTATGAGGCTTGTCTTTGTCTGGTCCGAGTCAGCTATCCCGCTGGCAACGTAGCTGCTCATCGCTACCGGGGGAGTGATGTTTGAAAGGCAGGCATAGATCAGGCAGAACATGTGGGCCGCCATGGGAATTGCCCCGGCCTGTATCAAGACGGGTACAGATACGGTGGACACGATGACATACGCAGCCACCCCGGGAACACCCATGCCCAAAACGATGCTCATGAGCATGACCATGAAGCCCCCGAGATAGAGTTGTCCCTCCCCGACCACTCGCAAAATGATATAGCCGAAATTCAAGCCCAGACCTGTGAGGGAAACCGTACCGATTATTACTCCGATGATCGCACAACTCATCCCTACGGAAATGGCTGACCGGGAACCTTCGACAGTAGCCTGGACAATGATTGACCAGGTCATTCTCGTTTCTTTGCGAAGCCAGGAGGCAAGTATCGTGGCAAAGATGGAGACAACTGCGGCAAAGAGGGGGGTAAAGCCAAAGCTGAGCAGGGCGATGAGGACGACCAAAGGAAGGACCAGATGCCCTTGTTTCTTGATTACTTCCAACGCTACGGGGATGTTTTCCTTGCTCAGTCCTGAAAGGCCCAGGCGTTTGGCCTCGAAATGTACTGCAAAGAGGAGCGTAAGGTAGTAGAGGAAAGCAGGGATACAGGCTGCAAGCAACACCGTTGTGTAGCTCACCCCCATGAACTCGGCCATTACAAAGCCCACAGCCCCCATGATCGGAGGTGCAAATTGCCCGCCTGTTGAGGCAACTGCCTCTACTGCCGCGGCGAATTCTTTCTTGTACCCGGTTTTCTTCATCATCGGAATCGTGATAGTCCCTGTCGTCGCGACATTGGCAATTGCCGACCCGTTGATCATACCCAGCAGGGCACTGGCAAGAACGGCAACCTTTGCCGGTCCACCTGCAGTTCTTCCCACCAGGGTAAGAGCGATATCATTGATGAATTGACTGAATCCACTGTATTTAAGATAGGAACCGAAGAGGACAAAGAGGAAGATATAGGTTGCACTGACCCCGATACCTACCCCGAATATTCCTTGGCTGCCCCAGATCATATGGTTGAGGACCCGTTTGAGGCTGAACCCGACATGGCCCAGCTCGCCTGGGATGAACCTTCCTAAAAAGTTATAGAGGAAGAATACCAGACCAAGTATGGCCAGGTTCTTGCAGGCACGCCGGCCGCCCTCAAAGATGAGGAGAAGCGCGATTGCTGCAATTACCAAATCGAGTGTCAGCATATAGCCGCCGCGTTTGGCTATGACCGTGTAGTTTTTCAACAAATAGGCAAAGGTAAAGATGGTCAATGCCAGAAGAGCCAAGTCCCAGACAGGGGGCAGGGCTCGCGAGCGGTTTTCCTTTGCATAGGTTGGGAATAACAGGAAAGTAAACCCTAAAAGGAAGAAAAGATGCCAGGTGCGTAAGGCCATCACATCAATGGTTCCAAGGGTGTTTGCATAGACTTGAAAAACTGCCCATACCAAAAAGAGGATGGTGGTAATCTGTCCAAGCGGACCTGTATAGGTACGTAATTTGCTATCGGGTTCTTTTTCCCCTAAGAGTTCTTGAGCCTTGACCTCTTCTTTGGTCAGCGAGGCTTGCGTATGTTGTTCCATGAATACTACCCCAAAAGTATTCTTCAATCTATTGGGTGTTAAGCCTTTTGTCAATTTGGATATACAGTATTTTGTATATTTATGTGATTATTATGCTAGGTAAGCTGTTGAGGTCCTATACTTCACTACAAGATGAGCATTCTTGCCTAAGAGAGCCCAGCTGACATTCCTACCGGTTTATACAGGGGAAAGAAAAATCCATGGTATTTTATTGGTTATACTCTTTACGTTCGATACTCTATGCTCCCTCTTTGCCAAATAGGGCCCTGGCTTGGGTAAGGTATGAAAACCAAGCAGATTACCAAGGCTATAGGACTTGGGGTTTTTCTGTTTGTCCGGATAACGAACCTCTTGGTTTTTCTGCTCCCCAAAGAGACGGAAGCTTGGTAGTGATGCCATAAGAGCTTCTTCGACTTCAAGGTTCCCTGCGATAAGCAGGCGAGTAAACAGATTGAGGCATGGACGTATACACCTTTACACTT
The sequence above is a segment of the Sphaerochaeta pleomorpha str. Grapes genome. Coding sequences within it:
- a CDS encoding TRAP transporter permease, which translates into the protein MEQHTQASLTKEEVKAQELLGEKEPDSKLRTYTGPLGQITTILFLVWAVFQVYANTLGTIDVMALRTWHLFFLLGFTFLLFPTYAKENRSRALPPVWDLALLALTIFTFAYLLKNYTVIAKRGGYMLTLDLVIAAIALLLIFEGGRRACKNLAILGLVFFLYNFLGRFIPGELGHVGFSLKRVLNHMIWGSQGIFGVGIGVSATYIFLFVLFGSYLKYSGFSQFINDIALTLVGRTAGGPAKVAVLASALLGMINGSAIANVATTGTITIPMMKKTGYKKEFAAAVEAVASTGGQFAPPIMGAVGFVMAEFMGVSYTTVLLAACIPAFLYYLTLLFAVHFEAKRLGLSGLSKENIPVALEVIKKQGHLVLPLVVLIALLSFGFTPLFAAVVSIFATILASWLRKETRMTWSIIVQATVEGSRSAISVGMSCAIIGVIIGTVSLTGLGLNFGYIILRVVGEGQLYLGGFMVMLMSIVLGMGVPGVAAYVIVSTVSVPVLIQAGAIPMAAHMFCLIYACLSNITPPVAMSSYVASGIADSDQTKTSLIAVKLGLTGFILPFFFLNNPILLLGTVANTPLLLTIRAILTSSIGVIVLSAGLQGYLFSRLNIIERALLVIAGLLFIETNLFTDIIALLLLGTIIVIQYIQKKSRNKEN
- a CDS encoding TAXI family TRAP transporter solute-binding subunit translates to MKKSRVLVMLAVVALLASSMVFAAGAQETGAKAQKTVINFPTAATTGAVYPLGAAMCNLWNTKLPNVRASAQASAGGIANLNMLADGEAQLGVAVTSIMYESFNGIGSFEGRPNPNLRVMIGLYSNPNQVVVTDNSGIDSLADLAGKRFASGAPGSTTEVETSIHLNTSGIRYPDDLRVQYVGFTEAIDLMRNKQLDGAWIMAGIPNAAVTEMLSTAGGKLLNLDESLIGKLQEKYPWYGAYTIPAGTYPGQDSDVLTSAIKLTICTDARVDDDVIYELTKSFWENFEELKATQAPLKKVNPKDAVKDLAGLPIHEGAARYYREIGLL